A section of the Deltaproteobacteria bacterium genome encodes:
- a CDS encoding prepilin-type N-terminal cleavage/methylation domain-containing protein has translation MRKATRQQGGFTLIEMAIVLVIIGLIIGAVLKGQ, from the coding sequence ATGCGGAAAGCAACACGGCAGCAGGGCGGTTTCACCCTCATCGAAATGGCCATCGTTCTGGTCATCATCGGCCTGATCATCGGCGCGGTGCTCAAGGGCCAGGA